A stretch of the Enterobacter mori genome encodes the following:
- a CDS encoding methyl-accepting chemotaxis protein, with protein sequence MVFIVILVVIFITLVILVQAGVMPWFIRTEGQRLRTQVDVLATQLREQLDRVEAQQRSMTESVVTLKSFALDKSAPGETESAEETGSSRQFLNALVKETGERLGGRAWIVDDTGRIIGDAAGAPTVQSLNDINLPMAVPLRALVAQSDGGLRHTHFRSASGEHTLVVMPIPDRPWLLAIDVPTRRMGERPGILLHKPWPLAALLLVSTLTLLRSLNQHLSRLNEELPSQLKTEQGAHLPPLMQEIGEQASAIAWAASTIAEENERLLRVPEANANMLAVLSESATGAIRAMNALHDAALHIADSSGTLVQLASRAYSYSLHNDESVFAVESRNLASRCARSSKELRALIDDAMMQAQSGAPSVTQNNSVLIEEVYTVAKALTQRVKG encoded by the coding sequence ATGGTTTTTATTGTCATACTGGTCGTTATTTTCATTACCCTGGTGATTCTGGTGCAGGCTGGCGTCATGCCGTGGTTTATTCGCACGGAGGGGCAGCGCCTGCGCACGCAGGTTGATGTCCTGGCGACCCAACTGCGCGAGCAGCTCGATCGTGTTGAAGCGCAGCAGCGTTCAATGACCGAAAGCGTGGTCACCCTTAAAAGCTTCGCGCTGGACAAAAGCGCGCCGGGCGAGACGGAGAGTGCCGAAGAGACGGGCAGCAGCCGTCAATTTCTCAATGCACTGGTCAAAGAGACGGGCGAACGTCTTGGCGGTCGCGCCTGGATTGTGGACGACACCGGACGCATCATCGGCGATGCCGCCGGTGCGCCGACGGTACAGTCCCTCAACGATATTAACCTGCCGATGGCGGTGCCGTTGCGTGCGCTGGTTGCCCAGTCGGATGGCGGGTTGCGACATACCCATTTTCGCAGCGCCAGCGGCGAGCATACGCTGGTGGTGATGCCCATTCCCGACAGGCCGTGGCTGCTTGCCATTGACGTGCCCACCCGGCGAATGGGCGAGCGTCCGGGCATTCTGTTGCATAAGCCGTGGCCGCTGGCGGCCTTGCTGCTGGTCTCTACGTTGACCCTGCTTCGCAGCCTGAACCAGCATCTTTCCCGCCTCAACGAAGAGCTACCGTCGCAGCTGAAAACCGAGCAGGGCGCGCATTTGCCGCCGCTGATGCAGGAGATTGGCGAGCAGGCGAGCGCGATTGCCTGGGCAGCCAGCACGATTGCCGAGGAGAATGAACGTCTGCTGCGGGTACCCGAAGCGAACGCCAATATGCTGGCCGTGTTGAGCGAAAGCGCCACGGGCGCGATCCGGGCAATGAACGCGCTACACGACGCCGCGCTGCACATTGCCGACAGCAGCGGCACGCTGGTGCAGCTGGCCAGTCGCGCCTACAGCTATTCCCTTCATAACGATGAGAGCGTGTTTGCCGTGGAGTCGCGCAACCTGGCGAGCCGCTGCGCGCGTTCGTCGAAAGAACTCCGGGCCCTGATTGACGATGCGATGATGCAGGCGCAAAGCGGGGCACCTTCGGTGACGCAGAATAACAGCGTGCTGATTGAAGAGGTTTACACGGTGGCGAAGGCGCTGACTCAGAGGGTGAAAGGGTAG
- a CDS encoding DoxX family protein, translated as MFSLKRFMHTSDMPAMFPVFLCRLVTGVFFFSAGFNKLFVPENQLLMVDTLHDAGIPFPVIMAVVVAFFECSMGLLLTLGLFSRFSALVLMVISSVALVTIGIYTIPRGLNLISWLSWLFYLPETLYIVLCLFPLTWGGTLCSLDGWLVKRWQKVRKIVFVEG; from the coding sequence ATGTTCTCTCTTAAGCGTTTTATGCATACGTCCGATATGCCGGCCATGTTTCCCGTATTTCTCTGTCGTCTGGTGACAGGTGTATTTTTCTTTTCTGCCGGGTTTAATAAATTATTTGTTCCTGAGAACCAGCTGCTGATGGTGGATACCCTGCACGATGCGGGGATCCCTTTCCCGGTCATTATGGCGGTGGTGGTGGCGTTCTTCGAGTGCAGCATGGGGCTGCTGTTGACGCTGGGATTGTTCAGCCGCTTTAGCGCGCTGGTATTAATGGTCATCAGCAGCGTGGCGCTGGTCACGATTGGGATTTACACCATTCCACGCGGGCTGAATTTGATTTCATGGCTGAGCTGGCTGTTTTATTTGCCCGAGACGCTCTATATCGTGCTCTGCCTGTTCCCGCTGACCTGGGGCGGCACCCTTTGCAGCCTCGACGGCTGGCTGGTCAAACGCTGGCAGAAGGTCCGCAAAATTGTTTTTGTCGAGGGTTAA
- a CDS encoding winged helix-turn-helix domain-containing protein, with the protein MLNNIAIGSLVTLDLQSRTLARTDTQETVTLPQSACLCLAALVEAHGEVLSQEQLMEIGWRSAGVEVTDNSVRVMITKLRRAFAQLNLQEAITLIAVTRSGYRLLVRESGSEVAPATPTPDLPQQEAPEQAVAPEVPPTVEPAPPRARSTLMQKSCVSLSGVLVGLVIALLLRGILDFSPQPVHFVRWNGPGVPPGTEVMVQQDKQSQTALIESTLQTYTRHVLARRTDEKPAAVLYVTTGSEKMSKFQGLIACQQPFKDSGNDCESFYFRHY; encoded by the coding sequence ATGCTAAACAATATCGCGATTGGATCGTTAGTGACGCTGGATTTGCAAAGCCGTACGCTTGCCCGAACGGATACGCAAGAGACCGTCACGCTTCCCCAAAGCGCATGTCTGTGCCTTGCCGCACTGGTGGAGGCGCATGGGGAAGTGCTTTCCCAGGAACAGCTGATGGAGATCGGCTGGCGCAGCGCCGGGGTGGAGGTCACCGACAATAGCGTGCGGGTGATGATCACCAAGTTACGCCGCGCGTTCGCTCAGCTAAACCTGCAGGAAGCCATCACGCTCATCGCCGTGACGCGCAGCGGCTATCGCCTGCTGGTGCGGGAGAGCGGCAGCGAAGTGGCGCCTGCAACGCCGACACCAGACCTCCCGCAGCAGGAAGCACCCGAACAGGCCGTTGCGCCAGAGGTGCCGCCGACGGTCGAACCCGCCCCGCCGCGCGCGCGCAGCACGCTCATGCAAAAGAGCTGCGTCTCGCTAAGCGGCGTGCTCGTTGGGCTGGTGATTGCGCTACTCCTGCGCGGCATTTTAGATTTTAGCCCGCAGCCGGTGCACTTTGTGCGCTGGAATGGCCCCGGCGTGCCGCCCGGTACCGAGGTGATGGTTCAGCAAGACAAACAGTCGCAGACCGCGCTGATTGAATCCACGCTGCAGACCTATACCCGCCACGTTCTGGCGCGCCGTACCGACGAGAAGCCCGCAGCCGTACTGTATGTGACCACGGGCTCGGAAAAGATGAGTAAATTCCAGGGGCTTATTGCCTGCCAACAACCCTTTAAGGATTCAGGGAATGACTGCGAATCGTTCTATTTTCGCCATTATTAA
- the fliR gene encoding flagellar biosynthetic protein FliR, producing the protein MAFGLPLDQLYGLVSHTFFIMVRIAALLHVAPIFGEKAVSARLRAGLALLIAILIGGTLPDAQIGLYSWEGVWVMAKQVIIGAAMGLTLQLLFAAVRMSGEIIGMQMGLSFATFFDPGAGNSPVISRFLNLLVTLLFLAFNGHLWLLALLAETFQTLPVDATPLHAGGFMYLVTHAGMIFSQGLMLGLPVIALLLCINFILGLLNRLTPQLSIFVIGFPLTLTFGMLALFLIAETLAPFFERLMALGFDTLDGLIQALV; encoded by the coding sequence ATGGCCTTCGGACTTCCTCTCGACCAGCTCTACGGGCTGGTCAGTCACACTTTTTTCATCATGGTGCGCATTGCCGCGCTGCTGCACGTTGCGCCGATTTTCGGCGAGAAGGCGGTCAGCGCCCGTCTGCGCGCGGGCCTGGCGCTGTTGATTGCGATCCTGATTGGCGGCACGCTGCCTGATGCGCAGATAGGCCTCTACTCCTGGGAAGGGGTGTGGGTGATGGCGAAACAGGTGATTATCGGCGCGGCGATGGGGCTGACGCTGCAGCTGCTGTTTGCCGCCGTACGCATGTCCGGCGAAATCATCGGCATGCAGATGGGCCTCTCGTTCGCCACCTTCTTTGACCCAGGCGCAGGCAACAGCCCGGTGATCTCGCGTTTTCTCAACCTGCTGGTGACGCTGCTGTTCCTCGCCTTTAACGGCCATCTCTGGCTGCTGGCGCTGCTGGCGGAAACCTTCCAGACGCTGCCGGTTGACGCCACGCCGCTGCACGCGGGCGGGTTTATGTATCTGGTGACCCACGCGGGGATGATCTTCAGTCAGGGGCTGATGCTGGGGCTACCCGTGATTGCGCTGCTGCTGTGCATTAACTTCATCCTCGGGCTGTTAAACCGCCTGACGCCGCAGCTCTCTATCTTTGTGATTGGCTTCCCGCTGACGCTGACCTTCGGCATGCTGGCGCTGTTCCTGATTGCCGAAACGCTGGCACCGTTCTTTGAGCGCCTGATGGCCCTCGGGTTTGATACCCTTGATGGCCTGATTCAGGCGCTGGTCTGA
- the fliQ gene encoding flagellar biosynthesis protein FliQ — MTPESVMVIGMQAIKVGLMVSAPLLVAALVTGLIISILQAATQVNEMTMTFIPKILIIVGVAVALGPWMMKIFIEYTRAVFASIPFVIG; from the coding sequence ATGACCCCGGAAAGCGTAATGGTGATTGGCATGCAGGCGATCAAGGTGGGACTGATGGTGTCAGCCCCGCTGCTGGTGGCCGCGCTGGTCACCGGTCTTATCATCAGTATTTTGCAGGCCGCCACCCAGGTCAATGAAATGACCATGACCTTCATCCCGAAGATCCTGATCATCGTTGGCGTGGCGGTGGCGCTGGGGCCGTGGATGATGAAGATTTTTATTGAATACACCCGCGCGGTCTTCGCCAGCATTCCTTTCGTGATTGGCTGA
- the fliP gene encoding flagellar type III secretion system pore protein FliP (The bacterial flagellar biogenesis protein FliP forms a type III secretion system (T3SS)-type pore required for flagellar assembly.) codes for MLPAAGALAANGDITLGKPAGEEGWTLPVQTLLLLSGFTFIPAVLLMMTGFTRIIIVLGLMRNALGTPTAPPNQVLVGLSLFLTFFVMSPVFSQIYEKAWQPLQENKITMEVALTEGVKPLRVFMLDQTRESDLAMFARIAKTPDIASPEAVPLSILIPAFITSELKTAFQIGFTIFIPFLIIDLVVASILMALGMMMVPPTTIALPFKLMLFVLVDGWQLLVGSLAQSFYS; via the coding sequence ATGTTGCCTGCCGCCGGTGCGCTGGCGGCCAACGGTGATATCACCCTCGGTAAACCGGCGGGGGAAGAGGGCTGGACGCTGCCGGTGCAAACCCTGCTGCTGCTGAGCGGGTTTACCTTTATTCCTGCCGTACTGCTGATGATGACCGGCTTTACCCGCATCATCATTGTGCTGGGGCTGATGCGTAACGCCCTCGGCACGCCCACCGCGCCGCCAAACCAGGTGCTGGTGGGGCTGTCGCTATTTTTGACCTTTTTCGTCATGTCTCCGGTGTTCAGCCAGATCTACGAAAAAGCCTGGCAGCCGCTGCAGGAAAACAAGATCACCATGGAAGTGGCCCTCACGGAAGGGGTGAAACCGCTGCGTGTCTTTATGCTCGACCAGACCCGCGAAAGCGATCTGGCGATGTTTGCCCGTATCGCCAAAACCCCGGATATCGCCTCGCCGGAAGCGGTGCCGCTCAGCATTCTGATACCGGCGTTTATCACCAGCGAGCTGAAAACCGCCTTCCAGATAGGCTTTACCATCTTTATTCCGTTCCTGATTATCGATCTGGTGGTCGCCAGCATTCTGATGGCGCTGGGGATGATGATGGTGCCGCCCACCACCATTGCGCTGCCGTTTAAGCTGATGCTGTTTGTACTGGTCGACGGCTGGCAGCTGCTGGTGGGATCGCTGGCCCAGAGCTTTTACAGTTAG
- the fliO gene encoding flagellar biosynthetic protein FliO, whose protein sequence is MNATDSLPATGSVLMTVTGALALIILLMVVMAWAARRSGLARRLNDAQGNMTLVATQSLGPRERLVLVDVGEQRLVLGVTASQITCLATQARPEQAPQTSAPATFPQMLEKLRQKYRPGGEQ, encoded by the coding sequence ATGAACGCCACTGACTCCCTCCCGGCGACCGGCTCGGTGCTGATGACGGTCACCGGCGCGCTGGCCCTGATTATCCTGCTGATGGTGGTGATGGCCTGGGCTGCCCGCCGCAGCGGGCTGGCGCGTCGGCTCAACGATGCTCAGGGCAACATGACCCTGGTGGCGACCCAGTCGCTGGGGCCGCGCGAGCGCCTGGTGCTGGTGGACGTGGGCGAGCAGCGGCTGGTGCTGGGCGTCACCGCGTCGCAGATTACCTGCCTTGCGACGCAGGCGCGTCCGGAGCAGGCTCCGCAAACCTCTGCGCCTGCGACCTTCCCGCAGATGCTGGAAAAGTTGCGCCAGAAGTACCGTCCGGGAGGTGAGCAGTGA
- the fliN gene encoding flagellar motor switch protein FliN has translation MSDMSTSSGSDDQSIDNLWGDAMSEQHAAGITDTMAAPQFSDEMNLILDIPVKMTVELGRTKMTIKELLRLSQGSVVSLDGLAGEPLDILINGYLIAQGEVVVVSDKFGIRITDIITPSERMHRLSR, from the coding sequence ATGAGCGATATGAGCACCTCATCGGGTTCTGACGATCAGTCCATTGATAATCTCTGGGGTGATGCAATGAGCGAACAGCACGCGGCGGGAATTACCGACACCATGGCTGCACCGCAATTTTCTGACGAGATGAACCTGATCCTCGATATCCCGGTAAAAATGACCGTGGAGCTGGGGCGTACCAAAATGACCATCAAAGAGCTGCTGCGCCTGAGCCAGGGCTCGGTGGTGTCGCTGGACGGGCTGGCGGGGGAACCGCTGGATATCCTGATCAACGGTTATCTGATTGCGCAGGGTGAAGTGGTGGTCGTTTCCGATAAGTTCGGCATCCGCATCACGGATATCATCACGCCGTCTGAACGTATGCACCGTCTGAGCCGCTAA
- the fliM gene encoding flagellar motor switch protein FliM: MADSFLSQDEIDRLLNADAESSSDLNNSRTDAGIKPYDPHTQRRVIRERLHSLEIINERFARQFRMGLFNLLRRSPDITAGNIKIQPYHEFARNLPVPTNLNLLHLNPLRGTSLMAFSPGLVFMAVDNLFGGDGRFPTKADGREFTPTEQRVIHRMLSMAREAYEFAWSSIYKIKTEYIRSEIQVKFTNITSSPNDVVVTTPFSVEIGSHRGEFNICIPFSTIEPLRELLSNPPMDNSRQEDTQWRGLLASQMRETELELTARFADVGTRLSRVMQMKKGDIIALDKQEFIEASVGGVPVFTARYGEVNNQYALKVEQMIQPSLLSLNKE; encoded by the coding sequence ATGGCTGACAGCTTTTTATCACAGGATGAGATCGACCGTTTACTGAACGCCGATGCTGAGAGCAGTAGCGATCTCAATAACAGCCGTACAGACGCAGGGATAAAACCCTACGACCCGCATACGCAACGCCGGGTTATTCGTGAACGTCTGCATTCGCTGGAAATTATTAACGAACGTTTTGCCCGTCAGTTCCGTATGGGGCTGTTTAACCTGCTGCGCCGTAGCCCGGATATTACGGCGGGAAATATTAAGATCCAGCCGTATCACGAGTTTGCCCGCAACCTGCCGGTGCCGACAAACCTGAACCTGCTGCACCTTAACCCGCTGCGCGGCACCTCGCTGATGGCCTTCTCGCCGGGGCTGGTGTTTATGGCCGTAGACAACCTGTTCGGCGGCGACGGTCGTTTCCCGACCAAGGCCGACGGGCGTGAATTTACGCCAACCGAACAGCGCGTGATCCATCGCATGCTGTCGATGGCGCGCGAGGCGTACGAATTTGCCTGGAGTTCAATCTATAAAATCAAAACGGAGTACATCCGTTCGGAAATCCAGGTGAAGTTCACCAACATCACCTCATCGCCCAACGATGTGGTGGTCACCACGCCGTTTTCGGTGGAGATCGGCTCGCACCGCGGGGAATTCAACATCTGTATTCCCTTCAGCACCATTGAACCGCTGCGCGAGCTGCTGAGTAACCCGCCGATGGACAACTCCCGGCAGGAAGATACCCAGTGGCGTGGCCTGCTGGCGAGCCAGATGCGGGAAACGGAGCTGGAGCTGACGGCACGCTTTGCGGATGTCGGTACCCGCCTCTCCCGCGTGATGCAAATGAAGAAAGGCGACATTATCGCGCTCGATAAGCAAGAGTTTATCGAAGCCAGCGTGGGTGGCGTACCGGTCTTCACGGCCCGCTACGGCGAGGTTAACAATCAATATGCCCTGAAGGTCGAGCAGATGATTCAGCCTTCATTACTATCATTAAACAAGGAGTAA
- a CDS encoding flagellar basal body-associated FliL family protein, protein MSNKNKKVASGGGSRSLLMTFMFLTAVAACGFSGYLFWEMKFAKPADVVVEGEVKTAPAPVQVEPLYASMNTFTVSLKPTANESDRVLYLGLSIRVAEQQSLAVLEKYLPEYRSRLFMLLTHQTYEDLATDEGKRRLITNIKSELDKPLAFNQSIRVTDVLINEFILR, encoded by the coding sequence ATGAGTAATAAAAATAAAAAGGTCGCCAGCGGCGGAGGGTCTCGCTCGCTTCTGATGACGTTCATGTTTTTGACTGCCGTTGCGGCGTGCGGGTTTTCCGGCTACCTGTTCTGGGAAATGAAATTCGCCAAACCGGCAGACGTGGTGGTGGAAGGGGAAGTGAAAACAGCGCCTGCGCCCGTGCAAGTCGAGCCGCTTTACGCCTCGATGAATACTTTTACCGTGAGCCTGAAGCCGACGGCGAATGAATCCGACCGGGTATTGTACCTGGGTTTATCTATTCGGGTGGCAGAGCAGCAATCACTTGCCGTACTGGAAAAATATTTGCCGGAATACCGCAGCCGCTTATTTATGTTGCTCACCCATCAGACCTATGAAGATTTAGCCACCGACGAGGGGAAACGCCGCCTGATTACCAACATTAAGAGCGAGCTGGATAAACCGCTGGCGTTTAACCAGTCCATTCGCGTCACTGACGTCCTTATTAACGAATTTATTCTGCGGTAA
- a CDS encoding flagellar hook-length control protein FliK produces the protein MNIDIAALLLGGGAQGKPKAGLLSDEDFGPALEGKLAQLFTGLDPQALPEAMLPAAMLPEQLTEVTVGNDEEIADTLLMAPPGLAEALTGVTITEVEGEESPQWQLQQLITRSVTGAETAAKPEPGKPAVGEKPDAPGGKTLTPLSVTEKSPAVTTTPLTAQSAPVASETVATPEMSSTAPVSAVALPAAVRTSIAHAPQQVVTVNHPPETPEWKQSVSQHIAIFSRNGLHSAEIRLHPEELGSLQISLRVQQDQAHIHIVSEHSHIRHAMEQAMPQLRAAMAESGIQLGQANVSAEGQQYAAAGEQRDNTPGEQQAQLEGEGQPDDDDSVPTLLTTTPGNIYGINTFA, from the coding sequence ATGAACATTGATATTGCTGCCCTGTTACTGGGCGGCGGGGCGCAGGGCAAACCGAAAGCCGGGTTGCTGTCTGACGAGGATTTTGGCCCGGCACTGGAGGGCAAGCTGGCGCAGCTGTTTACCGGTCTGGATCCGCAGGCGCTGCCCGAGGCGATGCTGCCCGCCGCTATGCTGCCGGAACAGCTCACGGAGGTGACAGTCGGGAATGATGAGGAGATTGCTGACACGCTGCTGATGGCCCCGCCGGGGCTGGCGGAGGCACTGACGGGTGTGACCATCACAGAAGTTGAAGGGGAAGAAAGCCCGCAGTGGCAGCTACAGCAGCTGATTACCCGCAGCGTGACGGGCGCGGAGACAGCGGCGAAGCCAGAACCTGGCAAGCCTGCGGTGGGGGAGAAGCCTGACGCGCCGGGCGGTAAAACGTTAACACCGCTCAGCGTGACGGAGAAATCACCCGCGGTGACAACGACGCCTCTGACGGCGCAGTCTGCGCCGGTCGCGAGCGAAACGGTCGCCACGCCAGAGATGTCATCAACCGCGCCGGTCAGTGCCGTGGCGCTACCTGCCGCCGTACGCACCAGCATTGCCCATGCTCCGCAGCAGGTGGTTACCGTGAATCACCCGCCGGAAACGCCGGAGTGGAAGCAGTCGGTAAGCCAGCATATCGCTATCTTTAGCCGCAACGGCCTGCACAGCGCCGAGATCCGTCTACACCCTGAGGAGCTAGGTTCACTGCAAATTTCCCTGCGCGTTCAGCAGGATCAGGCGCACATTCATATCGTCAGCGAGCATTCTCACATTCGCCACGCTATGGAGCAGGCAATGCCGCAGCTGCGCGCCGCGATGGCGGAATCGGGGATTCAACTCGGTCAGGCGAACGTCAGCGCCGAGGGACAACAGTACGCTGCGGCAGGTGAGCAGCGCGACAATACGCCGGGCGAGCAGCAGGCCCAGCTGGAGGGCGAAGGGCAGCCGGACGATGACGACAGCGTCCCGACATTATTAACCACCACGCCGGGAAATATATACGGAATTAATACCTTTGCCTGA
- the fliJ gene encoding flagellar export protein FliJ, with product MKVNNPMTLLRDMAEETLTKTTRALGGVQQQLQQAVAQHEQLQHYEQEYQQSLRQGMMGNGMSVADLVNHQSFILSLKQVVKQQEGHVDACEKAVDKVKQNWVQNKQRLNAFETLIERRATAQALVQSRHEQKLMDEFAQRAGQKRERL from the coding sequence ATGAAGGTAAACAACCCAATGACCCTGCTGCGTGACATGGCAGAGGAGACGCTGACAAAGACCACCCGCGCGCTGGGCGGCGTGCAGCAGCAGCTTCAGCAGGCCGTCGCCCAGCATGAACAGCTGCAGCACTACGAGCAGGAGTATCAGCAGTCCCTGCGTCAGGGAATGATGGGCAACGGCATGTCGGTGGCGGATCTGGTTAATCATCAGTCGTTTATTTTGTCGTTGAAGCAGGTCGTTAAGCAGCAGGAAGGCCATGTCGACGCCTGTGAAAAGGCGGTCGACAAGGTCAAACAGAACTGGGTGCAAAACAAGCAGCGCCTGAACGCGTTTGAAACGCTGATTGAACGCCGGGCGACGGCGCAGGCGCTGGTTCAGAGCCGACATGAACAAAAGCTGATGGATGAATTCGCGCAGCGTGCCGGACAAAAGAGAGAAAGGCTATGA
- the fliI gene encoding flagellar protein export ATPase FliI — MSAQLKKWLSVLDRVEERLAQVPDFRQYGKLTRATGLVMEAVGLKLPIGALCIVERQTEQGIIPVESEVVGFNGQTLFLMPLEHVDGILPGARIYALQNDSHAGKQLPVGPHLLGRVLDAQGRPLDGRPAPGNPSAGLFTPTLNPLHRDPIKNVLDVGVRAINGLLTVGRGQRMGLFAGSGVGKSVLLGMMARFTTADVIVVGLIGERGREVKDFIENILGEQGLARAVVVAAPADVSPILRMQGAVYATRIAEDFRDRGLNVLLIMDSLTRYAMAQREVALAIGEPPATKGYPPSVFARLPALVERTGNGVKGGGSITAFYTVLTEGDDQQDPIADSARAILDGHIVLSRRLAEAGHYPAIDIEASISRAMTELIPHAQYRKVQRFKQLLSAYQRNRDLVSVGAYVKGSDAMLDLAIDKYPSLEAYLHQAIHERSGYDDAVHTLSGLFPDVRD; from the coding sequence ATGAGCGCGCAGCTAAAAAAATGGCTATCCGTCCTCGACCGGGTGGAAGAGAGACTGGCGCAGGTGCCGGATTTTCGCCAGTACGGCAAGCTGACGCGCGCCACGGGCCTGGTGATGGAGGCGGTTGGGCTGAAGCTGCCGATTGGCGCGTTGTGCATCGTGGAGCGCCAGACGGAGCAGGGCATTATCCCGGTTGAAAGCGAAGTGGTCGGCTTCAATGGTCAGACGCTGTTTCTGATGCCGCTGGAGCACGTCGACGGCATCCTGCCGGGGGCGCGTATTTACGCTCTGCAAAACGACAGCCATGCCGGTAAACAACTGCCCGTGGGCCCGCATCTGCTGGGCCGCGTGCTGGATGCGCAGGGCCGACCGCTGGATGGTCGTCCCGCGCCGGGGAATCCGTCGGCGGGGCTATTTACGCCAACCCTCAACCCGCTCCATCGCGACCCGATTAAAAACGTACTGGATGTCGGCGTGCGCGCCATCAACGGTCTGTTGACGGTGGGGCGCGGCCAGCGCATGGGCCTGTTTGCCGGGTCCGGTGTGGGCAAAAGCGTGCTGCTCGGCATGATGGCGCGCTTCACCACCGCCGATGTCATCGTGGTGGGGTTGATTGGCGAGCGTGGCCGTGAAGTCAAAGATTTTATTGAAAATATCCTCGGCGAGCAGGGGCTGGCGCGCGCGGTGGTGGTTGCCGCGCCGGCCGACGTCTCGCCAATTTTGCGTATGCAGGGGGCGGTCTATGCCACCCGCATCGCTGAAGATTTTCGCGATCGCGGCCTCAACGTGCTGCTGATCATGGACTCCCTGACGCGCTACGCCATGGCGCAGCGCGAGGTGGCGCTGGCCATCGGTGAACCACCCGCGACCAAAGGCTATCCGCCGTCGGTCTTTGCCCGCCTGCCTGCGCTGGTGGAACGTACCGGTAACGGCGTGAAGGGCGGCGGGTCGATCACCGCGTTTTATACCGTGCTGACGGAGGGTGATGACCAGCAGGATCCGATTGCCGACTCCGCGCGGGCGATCCTCGACGGACATATCGTCCTGTCGCGTCGTCTTGCCGAAGCGGGCCACTATCCGGCCATTGATATCGAAGCGTCGATCAGCCGCGCCATGACCGAGCTGATCCCGCACGCCCAGTACCGCAAGGTGCAGCGTTTCAAACAGCTGCTTTCTGCGTACCAGCGCAACCGCGATCTGGTCAGCGTGGGCGCATACGTTAAAGGCAGCGACGCGATGCTGGATCTGGCGATCGACAAATACCCGTCACTGGAGGCGTACCTCCACCAGGCGATCCACGAACGCAGCGGTTATGATGACGCCGTACACACCCTGTCCGGGCTCTTCCCGGACGTCAGGGACTAA
- a CDS encoding flagellar assembly protein FliH — protein MPTFKDTHAQEWHSWQPENLLGEPLETPLPTLDSAQSEAQLKAELARLRKQAEQQGFAQGQQQGQEEGRKQGYEAGLKEGREAGFAKGMEQARAEQQTVLREAEQWVTHFKLALENLESLIPGRLVQFALTAVQQLYGNASVVDNQALVSQIRSLMKQDVLLHGTFKLYVNPDAFTSVEQALGDTLTAMGWELHRDAQLASGGCRVVSPDAEVDASMETRWQALCQLAREELSQ, from the coding sequence ATGCCTACGTTTAAGGATACCCACGCCCAGGAGTGGCACAGCTGGCAACCTGAAAATCTGCTCGGGGAACCCCTTGAAACGCCGCTGCCGACGCTGGATAGCGCCCAGTCCGAGGCGCAGTTGAAAGCCGAGCTGGCACGCCTGCGGAAACAGGCGGAGCAGCAGGGCTTCGCGCAGGGACAGCAGCAGGGACAGGAAGAGGGGCGCAAGCAGGGCTATGAGGCGGGCCTTAAAGAAGGCCGTGAGGCGGGCTTTGCAAAGGGGATGGAGCAGGCGCGCGCGGAACAGCAGACGGTTCTGCGTGAAGCGGAACAGTGGGTCACTCACTTTAAGCTCGCGCTGGAGAACCTCGAAAGCCTGATCCCTGGCCGTCTGGTGCAGTTCGCGCTCACCGCCGTGCAGCAACTCTACGGCAACGCCAGCGTGGTGGATAACCAGGCCCTGGTGAGCCAGATCCGTAGCCTGATGAAACAGGATGTGCTGCTCCACGGTACCTTTAAGCTGTATGTGAATCCGGACGCGTTTACCTCGGTTGAGCAGGCGCTGGGTGACACGCTCACGGCGATGGGCTGGGAGCTGCACCGGGACGCGCAGCTGGCGTCCGGCGGCTGCCGCGTGGTGTCACCTGACGCAGAGGTGGACGCCAGTATGGAAACGCGCTGGCAGGCGCTCTGCCAGCTGGCTCGCGAGGAGCTGTCGCAATGA